The following proteins are encoded in a genomic region of Natrinema sp. DC36:
- the gpmI gene encoding 2,3-bisphosphoglycerate-independent phosphoglycerate mutase, translating into MEAALIVLDGWGLGTGGRDAVAAAETPVFDRLSKSGAYGRLEVAGRRVGLPDGQMGNSEVGHLNIGAGRVVYQEYTRISDSIADGSFRENDAINSAFDQARENDGRVHFVGLVSDGGVHSDHEHLHALIELAADRDVEAVTHAITDGRDTSPTGGREYLETLEDVVSDHGTGDVATVSGRYYAMDRDQNWERTKRAYDAIVSHEAEWTAESAVDAVEESYDRGETDEFVEPTVIESEALRASESERRSREQGGPALEDGDAVVWFNFRSDRARQLTRMLADIRPEDWAEEVETKPPDAEVVMLTQYDETFDLPVAYPPNQPEQVLGEVLADAGRTQLRIAESEKYAHVTYFLNGGREVEFDGEIRKIVESPDVPTYDLQPEMSAPEVTDTAIETIEGEARSERAPRESERGGTTREQSDDPDVLVLNYANPDMVGHTGDYEAAIAAVEAVDEQLGRLVETLEAAGAHVLVTADHGNADDMGTEEDPHTAHTYNLVPLVYVAPDGTAGGRTIREDGTLADIAPTMLEVIDLAQPPEMTGQSLLE; encoded by the coding sequence ATGGAAGCTGCGCTGATCGTCCTCGACGGCTGGGGGCTCGGTACCGGCGGCAGAGACGCGGTCGCCGCGGCCGAGACGCCGGTCTTCGATCGACTGTCGAAATCGGGCGCGTACGGGCGGCTCGAGGTCGCGGGCCGACGCGTCGGTCTGCCGGACGGCCAGATGGGCAACAGCGAAGTCGGGCACCTCAACATCGGCGCGGGGCGCGTCGTCTATCAGGAGTACACCCGGATTTCGGACTCGATCGCGGACGGCTCCTTTCGGGAGAACGACGCGATCAACAGCGCCTTTGACCAGGCTCGCGAGAACGACGGGCGCGTCCACTTCGTCGGACTCGTCAGCGACGGCGGGGTCCACTCCGACCACGAGCACCTCCACGCGCTGATCGAACTGGCGGCCGACCGCGACGTCGAGGCCGTCACCCACGCCATCACCGACGGGCGGGACACCTCGCCGACCGGCGGTCGCGAGTATCTCGAGACGCTCGAGGACGTCGTTTCGGACCACGGCACGGGCGACGTGGCGACGGTCTCCGGCCGCTACTACGCGATGGACCGCGACCAGAACTGGGAGCGGACGAAGCGAGCCTACGACGCCATCGTGTCTCACGAGGCCGAGTGGACCGCCGAATCGGCCGTCGACGCCGTCGAGGAATCGTACGACCGCGGCGAGACCGACGAGTTCGTCGAACCCACCGTGATAGAGAGCGAGGCGCTACGCGCCTCGGAGAGCGAACGGCGAAGCCGTGAGCAGGGCGGGCCGGCGCTCGAGGACGGCGATGCGGTCGTCTGGTTCAACTTCCGCTCCGATCGGGCGCGACAATTGACTCGGATGCTGGCGGACATTCGGCCCGAAGACTGGGCCGAAGAGGTCGAGACGAAACCGCCGGACGCGGAAGTCGTCATGCTGACCCAGTACGACGAGACGTTCGACCTTCCCGTAGCCTACCCGCCGAACCAGCCCGAACAGGTGCTGGGCGAAGTGCTGGCCGACGCGGGCCGAACCCAGCTCCGGATCGCCGAATCCGAGAAGTACGCCCACGTCACCTACTTCCTCAACGGCGGCCGCGAGGTCGAGTTCGACGGCGAAATCCGGAAGATCGTCGAGAGTCCCGACGTGCCGACCTACGACCTGCAGCCGGAGATGAGCGCGCCGGAAGTGACGGACACGGCGATCGAGACGATCGAGGGCGAGGCGCGATCGGAGCGAGCGCCTCGAGAAAGCGAGCGGGGAGGGACGACCCGCGAGCAGAGCGACGACCCGGACGTCCTCGTGCTCAACTACGCCAATCCCGACATGGTCGGCCACACTGGGGACTACGAGGCCGCGATCGCGGCCGTCGAAGCCGTCGACGAACAGCTGGGTCGCCTGGTGGAGACGCTCGAGGCCGCCGGCGCACACGTCCTCGTCACCGCCGATCACGGGAACGCCGACGACATGGGAACCGAGGAAGATCCTCACACTGCACACACGTACAACCTCGTTCCGCTCGTTTACGTCGCACCCGACGGCACTGCAGGGGGGCGGACGATCCGCGAGGACGGCACCCTCGCCGACATCGCGCCGACGATGCTCGAGGTTATCGACCTCGCCCAGCCCCCCGAGATGACCGGCCAGTCGCTGCTCGAGTAA
- a CDS encoding HTTM domain-containing protein, whose translation MSQASSANARDRVTTTLDRAAGAIERRFEIDLRALAAFRIAVGTLLIVDLLLRSRNLTAFYTDDGVLPREALFSDYSSVYSLHAISGEAWAQVLLFFVAGAFALAMLVGYRTRLATIVSWLLLISLHVRNPMILNGGDIMLRMLLLWGIFLPLGERWSIDARRIERNRATVSSVGTMAVLTQVLLMYATNAIHKSRSDAWMSGNAVVEIFQADQFTILLGNAIADQVPLLRAFTHLWMVLILLSPLLIVLVGYRRAVFASLFVSMHLGMFVTIQVGLFPLISVAGLLLFYPSAVWDDLTALATRVGIAPRLHGGLIRLQRDFPQFSLPLLPSVRQAVPSPSPAAITSRGRVLFSTVVPWLFLVLVVLANAQAVDYTEVPDPAEQVLETTHAEQSWRMFAPNPISNARWLVVPGELEDGTETDVLHGSAVDWDRPPSVDETYETSRWRKYIATMRYTDNENHRSYFANHLCGRWNATHETGVDRLTVYGLTDRAGPSEDPDIAKYELLEYDCSGEFIQRD comes from the coding sequence ATGTCTCAGGCCTCCTCTGCGAACGCGCGGGACCGGGTGACGACTACGCTGGATCGAGCCGCGGGAGCGATCGAGCGGCGGTTCGAGATCGATCTCCGAGCGCTGGCCGCGTTCCGTATCGCGGTCGGAACGCTGCTGATCGTCGATTTATTGTTGCGCTCGCGGAACCTCACGGCGTTCTATACCGACGACGGCGTCCTTCCTCGAGAGGCGCTGTTCTCCGATTACTCGTCGGTCTACTCCCTCCACGCGATCTCCGGTGAGGCGTGGGCACAGGTTCTCCTATTTTTCGTCGCGGGCGCGTTCGCGCTCGCGATGCTCGTCGGCTATCGGACCAGGCTCGCGACGATCGTCTCGTGGCTCCTGTTGATCTCGCTGCACGTCCGGAATCCGATGATCCTCAACGGCGGCGACATCATGTTGCGAATGCTCCTCCTCTGGGGAATTTTCCTCCCGCTCGGAGAACGGTGGTCGATCGACGCCCGCCGGATCGAGCGGAATCGGGCGACGGTATCTTCCGTCGGAACGATGGCCGTCCTCACGCAGGTGTTGCTCATGTACGCGACCAACGCCATCCACAAGAGCAGAAGCGACGCGTGGATGTCGGGGAACGCGGTCGTCGAAATCTTTCAGGCCGATCAGTTCACGATCTTGCTCGGCAACGCCATCGCGGATCAGGTGCCGCTGTTGCGCGCGTTCACCCACCTCTGGATGGTGCTCATCCTGCTCTCACCCTTGCTCATCGTACTGGTCGGCTACCGGCGGGCGGTGTTCGCGTCGCTCTTCGTCAGCATGCACCTGGGCATGTTCGTCACGATCCAGGTCGGCCTCTTCCCACTGATCTCCGTCGCCGGGCTCCTCCTGTTCTATCCGTCCGCCGTCTGGGACGACCTGACCGCGCTCGCGACTCGAGTTGGGATCGCACCCCGACTCCACGGCGGCCTGATCCGGCTCCAGCGAGATTTCCCGCAGTTCTCGCTCCCACTGCTCCCGTCGGTTCGGCAGGCCGTGCCCTCGCCCTCACCCGCGGCGATCACGTCTCGCGGTCGGGTCCTGTTCTCGACGGTCGTGCCGTGGCTCTTCCTCGTCCTCGTCGTCCTCGCCAACGCACAGGCGGTCGACTACACCGAGGTCCCGGACCCCGCCGAACAGGTCCTCGAGACGACCCACGCCGAGCAGAGCTGGCGGATGTTCGCCCCCAACCCGATTTCCAACGCCCGGTGGCTCGTCGTGCCGGGCGAACTCGAGGACGGGACGGAAACCGACGTCCTCCACGGGTCCGCTGTCGACTGGGACAGACCGCCGTCGGTCGACGAGACCTACGAGACCTCGCGGTGGCGCAAGTATATCGCGACGATGCGCTACACCGACAACGAGAACCACCGCTCGTACTTCGCCAACCACCTGTGCGGGCGCTGGAACGCCACCCACGAGACCGGCGTCGATCGGCTCACCGTCTACGGACTGACCGATCGGGCCGGCCCGTCCGAAGACCCGGACATTGCCAAGTACGAACTGCTCGAGTACGACTGTTCGGGCGAGTTCATCCAGCGCGACTGA
- a CDS encoding alkaline phosphatase PhoX translates to MVEFTRRNLMASSVAAAISTGAVGVAGAQDGRDEHETLDAPYIEGSIKRFSTTARGAEVTGPFVFETGELLYSVQHPSRDNPEPFDQAGIGVFEGFQFTFNGSNDDFAELEPPRTESEQGRVLSAGGEYAYLVQEGDPINGGTERWGHPETPDGTDIADVVGESYEGVGHNPDMNFFVSTTEDGTEGYLFTNNETTPGAITRTPISRTNGSWDADLENAAEIENQAAFRDIGGTKINCYGDLSPWETPLSAEEDYGHPRVNGLATVSDIVEQGSGVGLRGGSEFYNRPNITEVGNSLEDIFADDAWSPMGLWANSGVEKLAYYLGAEPVDRTEAGNTRTPIDDEFPNRYRYGKIVEIADPTAEEPTPVKHHVFGRAAWECPEVLPDERTVYLASDGGAKGIYKFVADEPIPEYDSRMDVRGTLYALQASEIGEGPVAETDLEVEWLELGTASNAEVESWIADYDDITQVDYLETHAETDWEADLETALAEADEEVAINGNRDYITDEEIVEWAAQYEAHGPDGVDDDLRRVPFLETRAAAKEIGASIEFNKAEGIDSHDEAEPGDFIYFGISSLGGYMTDDQGELRFDEVESGVLYRAELEDGYDVSRLEPVVVGPNGSDPESLKDVSLINVDNVMVMDDGRVLLCEDKGSFGRSYPNDAMWVYEPPTSLHVDSVAVGQGVTGEVDLTLSSVPDGLAGGRVTVCLEHTDVAEITGATYHDALELTAGPTISDDGSTVAFKFADLDEEIEPGAMNVTLASVELEGVGTGTTDITVDVQALDDDDGAAIEPQRRPGVVVTGPPPIGGGPGGSGRAPTDPDGDGRFEDTNGNGRLDYDDVVLLFDHIEDDSVTLNADAYDFNENGRIDYDDIDELYDEL, encoded by the coding sequence ATGGTCGAATTTACCAGGCGGAACTTGATGGCATCGTCAGTCGCGGCAGCCATCAGCACCGGAGCGGTCGGCGTCGCCGGCGCACAGGACGGGAGAGACGAGCACGAGACGCTGGACGCACCGTACATCGAGGGGAGCATCAAGCGGTTCTCGACGACGGCTCGAGGCGCGGAGGTCACGGGCCCGTTCGTCTTCGAGACGGGCGAACTCCTCTACAGCGTCCAGCATCCGAGTCGGGACAACCCGGAACCGTTCGACCAGGCCGGGATCGGCGTCTTCGAGGGGTTCCAGTTCACTTTCAACGGGAGTAACGACGACTTCGCCGAACTCGAGCCGCCGCGCACCGAGAGCGAACAGGGGCGGGTGCTCTCGGCGGGTGGCGAGTACGCATACCTCGTCCAGGAGGGAGACCCGATCAACGGCGGCACCGAGAGGTGGGGCCATCCCGAGACGCCCGACGGGACCGATATCGCCGACGTCGTCGGCGAAAGCTACGAGGGCGTCGGCCACAACCCCGACATGAACTTCTTCGTCTCGACGACCGAGGACGGCACCGAGGGCTACCTCTTCACGAACAACGAGACCACACCCGGAGCCATCACGCGGACACCGATTAGCCGGACGAACGGCAGCTGGGACGCCGATCTCGAGAACGCGGCCGAGATCGAGAACCAGGCGGCGTTCCGCGACATCGGCGGCACGAAGATCAACTGCTACGGCGATCTGAGTCCGTGGGAGACGCCCCTCTCCGCTGAGGAAGACTACGGTCATCCGCGCGTCAACGGGCTCGCGACGGTAAGCGACATCGTCGAACAGGGCAGCGGCGTCGGCCTGCGCGGGGGCAGCGAGTTCTACAACCGTCCCAACATCACCGAGGTCGGGAACTCCCTCGAGGACATCTTCGCCGACGACGCCTGGTCGCCGATGGGGCTCTGGGCGAACAGCGGCGTCGAGAAGCTCGCCTACTATCTCGGTGCCGAGCCCGTCGACCGGACTGAAGCGGGCAACACGCGAACGCCCATCGACGACGAGTTCCCCAACCGCTATCGCTACGGCAAGATCGTCGAGATCGCCGACCCGACCGCCGAAGAGCCGACGCCGGTCAAACACCACGTCTTCGGTCGGGCCGCCTGGGAGTGTCCCGAGGTCCTGCCCGACGAGCGAACCGTCTACCTCGCCTCCGACGGCGGCGCGAAGGGGATCTACAAATTCGTCGCCGACGAGCCGATTCCCGAGTACGACAGTCGAATGGACGTTCGCGGGACGCTGTACGCCCTGCAAGCGAGCGAGATCGGCGAGGGGCCGGTCGCCGAGACGGATCTCGAGGTCGAGTGGCTCGAACTCGGTACCGCGAGCAACGCCGAGGTCGAGTCCTGGATCGCCGACTACGACGATATCACGCAGGTCGATTACCTCGAGACCCACGCCGAAACCGACTGGGAAGCCGATCTCGAGACCGCGCTCGCGGAAGCCGATGAGGAAGTCGCGATCAACGGCAACCGGGACTACATCACCGACGAGGAGATCGTCGAGTGGGCAGCTCAGTACGAGGCACACGGCCCCGACGGCGTCGACGATGACCTTCGCCGCGTCCCTTTCCTCGAGACCCGAGCGGCCGCCAAGGAGATCGGCGCGAGCATCGAGTTCAACAAGGCCGAAGGGATCGACTCCCACGACGAGGCCGAGCCCGGCGACTTCATCTACTTCGGCATCTCCTCGCTCGGCGGCTACATGACCGACGATCAAGGCGAGCTCCGATTCGACGAGGTCGAAAGCGGCGTCCTCTATCGCGCCGAACTCGAGGACGGGTACGACGTCTCCCGGCTCGAGCCCGTCGTCGTCGGTCCGAACGGGAGCGACCCCGAATCCCTGAAAGACGTCTCGCTCATCAACGTCGACAACGTCATGGTGATGGACGACGGCCGCGTCCTCCTCTGTGAGGATAAGGGAAGCTTCGGCCGCTCGTATCCCAACGACGCGATGTGGGTCTACGAGCCGCCGACGTCGCTGCACGTCGACTCCGTCGCCGTCGGTCAGGGGGTGACGGGAGAAGTCGATCTGACGCTCTCGTCGGTTCCGGACGGCCTCGCCGGCGGTCGCGTCACCGTCTGCCTCGAGCACACCGACGTCGCCGAAATCACGGGTGCAACGTACCACGACGCGCTCGAACTCACCGCCGGCCCAACGATCAGCGATGACGGGTCGACGGTCGCGTTCAAGTTCGCCGATCTCGACGAGGAGATCGAGCCCGGCGCGATGAACGTGACGCTGGCGAGCGTCGAACTCGAGGGTGTCGGGACCGGAACGACGGATATCACGGTCGACGTGCAGGCGCTGGACGACGACGACGGGGCCGCTATCGAACCCCAGCGCCGTCCCGGCGTCGTGGTTACCGGCCCACCGCCGATCGGTGGCGGGCCGGGCGGTTCCGGCAGGGCACCGACCGATCCGGACGGCGACGGTCGATTCGAGGACACCAACGGCAACGGTCGACTCGACTACGACGACGTCGTCTTGCTGTTCGATCACATCGAGGACGACTCGGTGACGCTCAACGCCGACGCCTACGACTTCAACGAGAACGGCCGCATCGACTACGACGACATCGACGAACTGTACGACGAGCTGTGA
- a CDS encoding MarR family transcriptional regulator: MISRGEHSPLDDIEFLARSDHRVAALDALATRPQSRTDLRELTGVSRSTVGRTLREFEARRWIRREGHQYEATQLGGFVASGLRELIDRLETERKLRDVWQWLPVEASGFSIEMGSDAVVTAARTDDPYRPVNRFASLLRETDQFRFVGFDLGLLEPCKDELARQIVDGMRTEIIDPPRAARHILSTYPEHCSEPLESGNLAVRVHDDVPPYGIALFDQRVGISGHSPDSGTVRALIDTDAPDTRDWAESTYESYRRESRPLVSEPTTE, from the coding sequence ATGATAAGCAGAGGCGAACACTCGCCGCTCGACGATATCGAGTTCCTCGCGCGCTCGGACCACCGCGTCGCCGCACTCGACGCACTGGCCACGCGTCCACAGAGCCGGACAGACCTCCGGGAGCTGACCGGGGTCTCGCGGTCCACGGTCGGGCGAACGCTCCGCGAGTTCGAAGCGCGACGCTGGATCAGGAGAGAGGGACATCAGTACGAGGCGACACAGCTGGGCGGGTTCGTCGCGTCGGGACTGCGGGAACTGATCGATCGACTCGAGACCGAGCGGAAGCTCCGCGACGTCTGGCAGTGGCTGCCGGTCGAGGCGAGCGGCTTCTCGATCGAGATGGGGTCCGATGCGGTCGTGACGGCCGCCCGGACCGACGATCCGTACCGCCCGGTGAATCGATTCGCGTCGTTGCTTCGGGAGACGGACCAGTTTCGGTTCGTCGGATTCGACCTGGGGTTGCTCGAGCCGTGTAAGGACGAACTCGCTCGGCAAATCGTCGACGGGATGCGAACGGAGATCATCGATCCGCCGCGCGCCGCCAGACACATCCTCTCGACCTACCCGGAGCACTGTTCCGAGCCGCTCGAGAGCGGGAATCTCGCGGTCCGAGTCCACGACGACGTGCCGCCGTACGGAATCGCTCTCTTCGATCAGCGAGTCGGGATCAGTGGCCATAGTCCCGACAGCGGGACGGTTCGGGCGTTGATCGATACCGACGCACCGGACACGCGCGACTGGGCTGAATCGACGTACGAGTCCTATCGGCGCGAGTCCCGGCCACTCGTTTCCGAACCGACCACGGAGTGA
- a CDS encoding DUF1059 domain-containing protein, producing the protein MANDLQTEDRTTALQVACDTAVSGCVFRMRTEADDRERLLEITREHVKEQHGKTYSLEEIDEQHVEEVEVEIETGESNESKTGNG; encoded by the coding sequence ATGGCGAACGATCTGCAAACGGAAGATAGGACGACAGCACTACAAGTAGCGTGTGACACGGCGGTTTCGGGCTGTGTCTTCCGCATGCGTACCGAGGCGGACGACAGGGAACGCTTGCTCGAAATCACGCGAGAGCACGTGAAAGAACAGCACGGGAAGACGTACTCGCTCGAGGAGATCGACGAACAACACGTGGAGGAAGTCGAGGTCGAAATCGAGACGGGGGAGAGCAATGAGTCTAAAACGGGCAACGGCTGA
- a CDS encoding DNA double-strand break repair nuclease NurA has product MTLDPVHFDGIARLAGRIDHGTDERDRRAFAETVWAEFLDPLVYDGRTVLEPVDERARRLVDCEAVALRDREFPTEHGLDAGTINPTTFKNGLVIDIAQAAMSATPSDLDRHRSRTTVMTVHSNDETMTVDETWGTFDEGYSRSRAVKIPPLPRFAEGVVHALALYLAESTHARDHADAVSDLLVLDGPLYPRGLLRWADQHPDLADFLLDDPRPTTVLENYVRLVEDFVERDVPLVGFVKNPATRVLTRTLKSKRDIDISVPWSDDSALFTRLLERGEYVDDVEGDRWERDTSALTYTNWFRSRGGVDFPLSAEGDALGVERRLEPEAYEVTFFVLYDPRDDLCYRIEAPYAFTKDPETRERLTMQLLQNVAVAHGPPTIVAKADELARISNAEKASLRETLEDRFDAAQDRTYDDHRWDDQPY; this is encoded by the coding sequence ATGACGCTCGATCCGGTCCACTTCGACGGCATCGCGCGGCTCGCAGGGCGGATCGATCACGGGACCGACGAGCGCGACCGCCGCGCATTCGCCGAGACGGTCTGGGCCGAGTTCCTCGACCCGCTAGTTTACGACGGACGGACGGTCCTGGAGCCGGTCGACGAGCGGGCGCGACGGCTGGTCGACTGCGAGGCGGTCGCGTTGCGCGATCGCGAGTTCCCGACCGAACACGGCCTCGACGCCGGAACGATCAACCCGACGACGTTCAAAAACGGGCTCGTCATCGACATCGCACAGGCGGCGATGAGCGCGACCCCGAGCGATCTCGACCGCCACCGGTCGCGGACGACCGTGATGACGGTCCACTCCAACGACGAGACGATGACCGTCGACGAGACGTGGGGAACGTTCGACGAGGGGTACAGCCGGAGTCGCGCGGTCAAGATCCCGCCGCTGCCCCGCTTCGCCGAGGGGGTCGTCCACGCGCTCGCGCTCTACCTCGCCGAGAGCACGCACGCTCGCGACCACGCCGACGCGGTCTCGGACCTGCTCGTCCTCGACGGCCCGTTGTACCCGCGGGGCCTGCTGCGCTGGGCCGACCAGCATCCCGACCTCGCCGATTTCCTGCTCGACGATCCGCGACCGACGACGGTCCTCGAGAACTACGTCCGGCTGGTCGAGGACTTCGTCGAACGCGACGTCCCGCTCGTCGGCTTCGTCAAGAACCCCGCGACGCGCGTCCTCACGCGGACTCTGAAGTCGAAGCGCGATATCGATATCAGCGTCCCGTGGAGCGACGACTCGGCGCTCTTCACCCGCCTGCTCGAGCGCGGCGAGTACGTCGACGACGTCGAGGGAGATCGCTGGGAGCGGGATACCTCGGCGCTCACCTACACGAACTGGTTCCGGTCTCGAGGCGGCGTCGATTTCCCCCTCTCGGCCGAGGGCGATGCGCTCGGCGTCGAGCGACGCCTCGAGCCCGAGGCCTACGAGGTCACCTTTTTCGTCCTCTACGATCCGCGCGACGACCTCTGCTATCGGATCGAGGCTCCCTACGCGTTCACGAAGGATCCGGAGACGCGCGAGCGGCTGACGATGCAACTGTTACAGAACGTTGCCGTCGCCCACGGGCCGCCGACGATCGTCGCGAAAGCCGACGAACTCGCCCGGATCAGCAACGCCGAGAAGGCGTCGCTCCGCGAGACGCTCGAGGATCGCTTCGACGCGGCGCAGGACCGGACCTACGACGACCATCGGTGGGACGACCAGCCCTATTAA
- a CDS encoding cohesin domain-containing protein — protein sequence MPPEREDGGRDVPTSVARIAVSIGLAVLLVLSMTGVAGTAAAIDQVAILSPEQRTVEAAPGETIEIDVVLRSQGGHGGEGVSGVALVAQYHPDYVEITDVERGPWLEGDGTEIRTTERIAPERGTAVLDQRREPAAGGTTGAGTIATLSVRVADDAPAGATTISFDGTDVDLTGDWPIAVVDESVTVAIDGGDEPLETFAHPDPDGLDLEAEGGGSEKDSSDADGRAADSGDDLPVPGFTIGATLVAVVLAVLRLTAARDGPPR from the coding sequence ATGCCTCCCGAACGCGAGGACGGTGGCCGCGATGTCCCGACGAGCGTCGCTCGCATCGCTGTCAGTATCGGTCTCGCCGTCCTGCTCGTTCTCTCGATGACGGGCGTCGCGGGAACGGCCGCCGCGATCGATCAGGTTGCGATCCTCTCGCCGGAGCAGCGGACGGTCGAAGCCGCACCCGGCGAGACGATCGAGATCGACGTCGTCCTCCGGAGTCAGGGCGGCCACGGTGGCGAGGGCGTTTCGGGAGTCGCGCTGGTCGCTCAGTACCATCCCGACTACGTCGAGATCACCGACGTCGAACGGGGGCCGTGGCTCGAGGGCGACGGGACCGAAATCCGGACGACGGAACGGATCGCCCCCGAGCGGGGGACGGCGGTCCTTGACCAGCGCCGCGAGCCAGCCGCGGGCGGGACGACCGGAGCGGGGACGATCGCGACCCTGTCCGTCCGGGTCGCCGACGACGCACCCGCCGGCGCGACGACGATTTCGTTCGACGGGACAGACGTGGATCTCACCGGCGACTGGCCGATCGCCGTCGTCGACGAATCCGTGACCGTCGCGATCGACGGCGGCGACGAACCGCTCGAGACGTTCGCCCACCCCGATCCGGACGGACTGGACCTCGAGGCCGAGGGGGGTGGGAGTGAGAAGGACTCGAGCGACGCTGACGGACGGGCGGCCGATAGCGGGGACGATCTGCCTGTTCCTGGCTTTACGATCGGGGCCACGTTGGTGGCCGTTGTGCTCGCGGTGCTCCGGTTGACAGCCGCTCGTGACGGTCCTCCCAGATAA
- a CDS encoding helix-turn-helix domain-containing protein, whose amino-acid sequence MSSDAHLGGDTLPDPLSDVPTECYEILRHPRRLRILEVLGIRGARLSLPELTTELIDRTELSPSNGRARHDVRITLVHNHLPRLADYEIVDWDENGVALVDDSPVHPADLAALLELCEADHAEGLLEAIVDPVRMRLLAALEDDDRPLSLEQLAARLSAHDGGPFSDPDRAAVALHHSHLPALSDAGVVNYDSESKLVTRSDGVVSIVQ is encoded by the coding sequence ATGAGTTCGGACGCACACCTCGGCGGCGACACCTTGCCCGATCCACTCTCTGACGTTCCGACGGAGTGTTACGAGATTCTTCGCCATCCCCGCCGACTTCGGATCCTCGAGGTACTCGGGATCCGGGGAGCGCGGCTTTCCCTACCGGAACTGACGACGGAACTGATCGACCGGACGGAACTGTCTCCCTCGAACGGGCGGGCGCGACACGACGTTCGTATTACCCTCGTTCACAATCACTTGCCGCGACTCGCGGACTACGAGATCGTAGACTGGGACGAAAACGGCGTCGCGCTCGTAGACGACTCCCCGGTCCACCCCGCAGACCTTGCCGCTCTCCTCGAACTGTGCGAGGCGGACCACGCCGAGGGGCTGCTCGAGGCGATCGTCGATCCCGTCCGGATGCGCCTGCTCGCCGCCCTCGAGGACGACGACCGCCCGCTCTCGCTCGAGCAACTCGCGGCTCGTCTCAGCGCACACGACGGGGGGCCGTTTTCCGATCCCGATCGGGCGGCGGTCGCGCTGCACCACTCCCACCTCCCCGCGCTGTCGGACGCCGGCGTCGTCAACTACGACTCCGAGTCGAAGCTGGTCACTCGGTCCGACGGCGTCGTCTCGATCGTTCAGTAG